One Pararge aegeria chromosome 4, ilParAegt1.1, whole genome shotgun sequence DNA segment encodes these proteins:
- the LOC120637727 gene encoding replication factor C subunit 1 isoform X1 gives MHRDIRSFFSVKKAKKPEDDDSDVIPESPKLAIVNKKKQSRKRRQIQEESDEEIFSPPKKNKNAPKPSLKEVKAVDIFGSAPIKRSEPIVKKSKKVTETGIHSDEEFEKSLLQIDEVDNSLCPKPPTNDNHVSKVDIIKKLKEKPVNNHDSKDNFNSFKKDKESESIKTEIYKNDRKLGKNKNEKKVDDIKSKTKTHDSKEKSTRNLNKKEKEPTSQKGKVDKIDNDQTIDDIISKSKNHDSKDNLASSSYIKRDKESTSYKRKLDKFDNCKNTVDSKPENIKKEKADFSEFLKDDETYNHEDKSSEPKQKRAKLDKSLNNSVLTDEERHERKRYSAALYQKYRNRSGPKHLGSKEIPEGLPNCLKDCAFLLTGVLDSFERDEVVAAITKYGGCVKPGISKKVTHVLAGDEAGPAKLAKAEELGIRIINEDEFLNMIKGTDKIKASSSKEIKKENKVENKTSSASQSKEKKNVNIETNKKVKHEGYTNGKKERSLSPKKVKNDEVKSEKIVNGVPNKSDSVDNSLMWVDKYKPTNLKQIIGQHGEKSNVKKLSNWLIQWYVNRKAKIPKPSPWAKDDNGAYYKAALLSGPPGVGKTTTVSLVCKELGFDMVEFNASDTRSKTLIREQIGELLSTTSLSAYARGSTGKGAVSKKHVLVMDEVDGMAGNEDRGGLQELISLIKSTSVPVICMCNDRSSEKMRSLLNYCYDLRFERPRANQIMCAMLSVCFKEGVKVPNDVLTQLIEAAGHDIRQTLHMLSVWVADSSLMDDDRLKREAGKVKKDMKMGPWEAIRRVFSAEEHQKMSIYDKSDLFFTDYSIMPLFVQENYLNVVPHGPGKASFSKLETLERLSRAADSISSGDLVDARIRRNQAWSLLPIQAMYSSVIPGQFMEGHIAGQIQFPGWLGKNSRANKMRRLAQEIHAHTRLSTSGSKSSIFLDYSTHIRDAILNPLIKDKTEGIEQSLRVLESYNLLREDLDSLVELSLWPEKRNPIVLIEPKVKAALTRTYNKTASALPYAPVAVKKGRGVEDSENSQEDYEEVEADSDPENDTMIKKKKSKEAEKAGPSKASGKAKKNVPSSPGKGKKGKTKANNKR, from the exons ATGCACAGG gACATAAGGTCATTTTTCTCAGTTAAAAAAGCAAAGAAACCAGAGGATGACGACAGTGATGTCATACCTGAGTCTCCCAAGTTAGCAATTGTGAACaag AAGAAACAATCTCGAAAACGGAGGCAAATCCAAGAAGAGTCTGATGAAGAGATATTTTCACcaccaaagaaaaataaaaatgcgcctAAACCTTCTCTAAAGGAGGTTAAAGCTGTTGACATATTTGGCAGTGCCCCAATAAAAAGATCTGAAcctatagtaaaaaaatccaaaaaagtAACTGAGACAGGTATACATTCTGACGAGGAATTCGAAAAGAGTTTATTACAAATTGACGAAGTTGATAATTCATTGTGTCCCAAACCACCTACAAACGATAATCATGTGTCTAAAGtggatattattaaaaagctaAAAGAAAAACCAGTTAATAATCATGATtcaaaagataattttaatagttttaaaaaagacAAAGAATCAGAATCAATCAAAACAGAGATATACAAAAATGACagaaaattaggaaaaaataaaaacgaaaagaaggttgatgatataaaatcgaAAACTAAAACCCATGACTCTAAAGAAAAATCCACaagaaatttgaataaaaaagaaaaagagccAACCTCTCAAAAGGGAAAAGTAGACAAAATTGACAATGATCAGACAATCGATGACATAATTTCCAAATCTAAAAATCATGACTCAAAAGATAACTTAGCTTCAAGCAGCTATATAAAAAGAGACAAAGAATCAACTTCTTATAAGAGGAAATTGGACAAATTTGACAATTGTAAGAATACTGTTGACTCAAAACCTGAAAATATCAAGAAAGAAAAGGCAGATTTCAGTGAGTTCCTTAAAGATGATGAAACATATAATCATGAAGACAAATCAAGTGAACCTAAACAAAAAAGAGCTAAATTGGATAAGAGCCTGAATAATTCtg TCCTTACAGATGAAGAAAGACACGAACGGAAAAGATATTCTGCTGCGTTATATCAGAAATACCGAAACCGGTCTGGACCGAAGCACTTGGGATCTAAAGAGATACCTGAA gGTTTACCAAACTGTTTGAAGGACTGTGCGTTTTTACTAACTGGCGTTTTGGACTCGTTTGAGAGAGATGAGGTTGTTGCTGCTATTACGAAGTACGGAGGGTGTGTGAAACCTGGTATTAGTAAAAAG GTCACTCACGTGCTAGCTGGCGATGAAGCGGGGCCGGCGAAATTAGCTAAAGCGGAAGAACTCGGCATTCGAATCATTAACGAagatgaatttttgaatatgatAAAAGGCACAGATAAAATCAAAGCATCAAGTTCCAAAGaaattaagaaagaaaataaagttgAAAATAAAACGTCTAGTGCATCACAAtcgaaagaaaagaaaaatgttaatatagaaacgaataaaaaagtaaaacatgAAGGTTACACTAatggaaagaaagaaagatcTTTGTCgccaaaaaaagttaaaaacgaCGAAGTGAAATCAGAAAAGATAGTGAATG GTGTACCCAATAAGTCTGATTCGGTAGATAACAGCTTGATGTGGGTAGACAAATATAAGCCTACAAACCTCAAACAGATTATAGGACAACATGGTGAGAAGAGTAATGTTAAAAA GTTATCAAATTGGCTGATTCAATGGTACGTGAATAGAAAGGCGAAGATACCCAAACCGAGTCCATGGGCGAAGGATGACAACGGAGCGTATTACAAGGCCGCCCTTTTATCAGGTCCACCTGGAGTCG GTAAAACCACAACAGTATCTCTGGTGTGCAAGGAGCTGGGCTTCGACATGGTGGAGTTCAATGCATCGGACACTAGAAGCAAAACTCTTATACGGGAACAGATCGGTGAACTTCTGAGCACTACTTCCCTATCAGCATACGCTAGGg GTTCAACCGGAAAAGGCGCTGTTTCAAAGAAACATGTGCTTGTTATGGATGAAGTTGACGGAATGGCGGGGAATGAGGACCGCG GCGGTCTCCAAGAGCTGATATCGCTGATAAAGTCCACATCGGTGCCCGTCATCTGTATGTGCAACGACCGTAGCAGCGAGAAAATGCGCTCGCTGCTCAACTATTGCTACGATCTGCGCTTCGAGCGGCCCAGGGCCAACCAGATCATG TGCGCAATGCTGTCGGTCTGCTTCAAAGAGGGCGTGAAAGTTCCCAACGACGTGTTAACGCAACTCATAGAGGCCGCCGGACATGACATCAGACAAACCCTGCACATGTTGTCCGTTTGGGTTGCGGACTCGAGTCTCATGGACGACGACCGACTGAAGAGAGAAGCCGGGAAGGTTAAGAAAGATATGAAGATG GGACCGTGGGAAGCAATCCGAAGGGTGTTCAGTGCGGAGGAGCATCAGAAGATGAGTATATACGACAAGAGCGACCTGTTCTTCACGGACTACAGTATTATGCCGCTTTTCGTTCAGGAGAACTATTTGAACGTTGTACCACATGGACCTGG CAAAGCAAGCTTCTCGAAGCTGGAAACTCTGGAACGCTTAAGCCGCGCTGCCGACAGCATCAGCTCGGGTGATCTCGTGGACGCTCGGATACGACGCAACCAGGCCTGGAGTTTGTTACCGATACAG GCGATGTACAGCAGCGTGATACCAGGCCAGTTTATGGAAGGTCACATAGCGGGGCAGATCCAGTTCCCGGGTTGGCTGGGGAAGAACTCGCGCGCCAACAAAATGCGGCGACTAGCGCAGGAGATTCATGCCCACACGAGACTCAG TACATCCGGTTCAAAGTCCTCAATATTCCTGGACTATTCGACACATATCCGCGACGCGATCCTAAACCCGCTGATAAAAGATAAAACTGAAGGCATCGAACAATCCCTACGCGTGTTGGAATCATACAACTTGCTGCGAGAGGATCTCGATTCACTTGTAGAATTATCCCTATGGCCGGAGAAGAGAAACCCGATTGTGCTGATTGAACCTAAG
- the LOC120637926 gene encoding uncharacterized protein LOC120637926 produces the protein MLLFMSLLLFTRIAWCNHVGSTLFYNRLGRAGCWTQEDIARLRARKIFEDNFIPPVIPLQRVNDDYIKETLRYFQNALKSTEKGLDRQTAAILEDVLMDTIGAHMRSEILPTVRFAFYAGYVPYRRVRELHDFYEQLKESLNTQGLGWNRPSRVPKLSNITVEKIRIGPGKYYSDPCSNLVTKRDANSCIHLPPLETDDGLLPSALKLPFKSGGLVSLTSPKSQNILLKYYSTASRCILHNSPESCRHTDFVNFNNELWHWMKKDVAPHLVDENLYAAYGGVLRMAAAAQNYGKGISRRNLFEYQDPEVSKWHPWKTLRQSYVSINSDWTPLLYVAVVMMIGLAICLIQVCYSYLLDDSGCHCKATPRQSSSYKDVSYANVDSNFPAMLPSHQNAVYYTEQTQRRRSSSKNRTSSLASIQTQRVFDMHENKEKLMPVIMNNDDETSEDSPRSKSCENGIENNRGINVSQTVRSKSPPELDTPVTQIQRKAPKAREKTQTPMFATSTVTNSVLTYQKGQETESWSESASSTSGRSFSSTDSKYRRRRSRGSHDLEWARRVISKHSLHAKSSGTELDINSFVTPKSHR, from the coding sequence ATGTTACTTTTTATGTCTTTGCTCTTATTTACAAGAATAGCATGGTGTAATCATGTGGGCAGTACTTTATTCTACAATAGGCTTGGTAGGGCTGGATGCTGGACTCAGGAAGACATAGCTCGTTTACGAGCCCGGAAAATATTCGAAGACAACTTTATACCACCAGTTATACCACTGCAAAGAGTGAATGATGATTACATTAAAGAGACTCTGAGGTATTTTCAAAACGCGTTAAAATCAACTGAAAAGGGCTTAGATAGGCAAACTGCGGCAATATTGGAAGATGTCTTGATGGATACCATAGGAGCGCATATGAGAAGTGAAATACTTCCAACCGTAAGATTTGCCTTTTACGCCGGATATGTTCCCTACAGGAGAGTAAGAGAATTGCACGACTTTTATGAGCAGCTGAAGGAGTCCCTTAACACGCAAGGCTTGGGGTGGAACAGACCTTCGAGGGTACCAAAACTTTCAAATATAACTGTTGAAAAAATTCGAATAGGACCTGGGAAATATTATTCAGACCCATGTTCAAATTTAGTGACTAAACGCGATGCGAATTCTTGTATTCATTTGCCGCCTCTTGAAACGGACGATGGGTTACTACCATCTGCATTAAAACTACCTTTCAAAAGCGGCGGCTTAGTCAGCCTAACGTCGCCGAAATCGCAAAATATTTTACTGAAATACTACTCTACCGCCTCGAGGTGCATATTACATAATTCACCAGAATCATGTCGGCACActgattttgttaattttaataacgaaCTCTGGCATTGGATGAAGAAAGATGTCGCTCCACACCTCGTTGACGAGAATCTATACGCGGCTTACGGGGGAGTCTTACGTATGGCAGCTGCGGCTCAAAATTATGGAAAGGGTATATCTAGGCGGAACCTTTTCGAATATCAGGACCCTGAAGTGTCAAAATGGCACCCTTGGAAAACACTAAGGCAGTCATACGTTAGCATTAACAGCGATTGGACTCCTCTTTTGTATGTCGCCGTAGTTATGATGATAGGGCTCGCAATATGTTTAATACAAGTATGTTATAGTTACCTTTTAGATGATAGCGGATGTCACTGCAAAGCAACGCCAAGGCAATCCTCTAGTTACAAAGACGTGTCATACGCGAATGTAGATTCGAACTTTCCAGCAATGTTGCCGTCGCACCAAAACGCCGTTTATTACACCGAACAAACGCAAAGAAGGAGGTCAAGTTCTAAGAACCGAACCTCCTCGCTTGCCTCTATACAGACACAACGAGTATTCGATATGCATGAGAACAAAGAAAAACTCATGCCTGTTATAATGAATAACGACGACGAAACTAGCGAGGACTCACCTCGTTCTAAAAGTTGCGAAAACGGTATTGAGAATAATAGAGGTATTAACGTGAGCCAAACTGTCAGGTCCAAGAGTCCACCGGAGCTGGACACACCCGTTACTCAAATACAAAGAAAAGCACCGAAGGCTAGAGAAAAAACACAAACCCCAATGTTCGCAACAAGCACCGTTACGAATTCTGTGTTGACTTATCAAAAGGGGCAAGAGACCGAATCATGGTCAGAGAGCGCTAGTTCAACTTCAGGGCGATCTTTTAGTTCGACTGATTCAAAATACAGGCGGCGAAGGTCGCGGGGTTCACACGACTTGGAATGGGCGCGACGCGTGATCTCAAAGCATTCTTTGCATGCAAAATCTTCAGGAACGGAACTCGACATTAATTCATTTGTAACCCCGAAGTCGCATCGGTGA